From the genome of Falco cherrug isolate bFalChe1 chromosome 14, bFalChe1.pri, whole genome shotgun sequence, one region includes:
- the ELMO3 gene encoding engulfment and cell motility protein 3 isoform X6, with protein MRATQEDFDKVLQVVREQITRTLSLKPTSLELFKTRVNALNYSEILKLRQTERLHQEETLAVPVLELRERLKPELLELIRQQRLLHLCKGTLFRKISSRRRQDKLWYCRLSPNHKVLHYGGVEEGVHSPPIESLPEKIPVADMKMLLVGKECLHTKEKSSGKQNKDVLELAFSIVYDVEEYCLSFVAPTRYEFCLWTDGLNVLLGKEMTSERTQTDLDVLLSMELKLRLLDLENISIPDTPPPIPKPPSNLNFCYDFSHAEQ; from the exons ATGCGTGCTACCCAGGAGGACTTTGACAAG GTGCTGCAGGTGGTGCGGGAGCAGATCACCAGGACCTTGTCCCTCAAGCCCACCTCCCTGGAGCTATTCAAGACCAGAGTGAATGCACTGAACTACAGCGAGATCCTGAAGCTGCGGCAAACAGAGCGGCTGCACCAGGAGGAGACGCTGGCTGTGCCCGTGCT GGAGTTGCGTGAGAGGCTGAAGCCAGAGCTCCTGGAGCTGATCCGACAGCAGCGCCTGCTGCACCTCTGCAAAGGCACCCTCTTCCGCAAGATCAGCAGCCGCCGCAGGCAGG ACAAGCTCTGGTACTGCCGCCTGTCACCCAACCACAAAGTGCTGCACTATGGGGGCGTGGAGGAGGGGGTGCACTCTCCCCCCATCGAGAGCCTGCCAGAGAAAA TTCCTGTGGCAGACATGAAGATGCTGCTCGTGGGGAAGGAGTGTCTGCACACGAAGGAGAAGAGCTCTGGGAAGCAGAACAAG GACGTCCTGGAGCTGGCCTTTTCCATTGTGTATGATGTGGAGGAATACTGCCTCAGCTTTGTTGCCCCCACCCGGTATGAG TTTTGCCTCTGGACGGATGGGCTGAACGTGCTCTTGGGCAAGGAGATGACAAGCGAGCGAACACAGACGGACCTCGATGTCCTGCTGTCCATGGAGCTCAAGCTGCGGCTCCTAGACCTGGAGAACATCAGCATCCCCGACACACCCCCTCCCATCCCAAAGCCCCCCAGCAACTTAAACTTCTGCTATGACTTCAGCCACGCAGAGCAGTGA